A genomic window from Pantoea alhagi includes:
- the gcvP gene encoding aminomethyl-transferring glycine dehydrogenase produces the protein MTQTLSQLEHTGAFIERHIGPSASQQESMLQAIGARSLSELIGSIVPVDIQLPGPPAIGDALTEHQALAELKAIASRNQRCKTYIGMGYTPVLTPPVILRNMLENPGWYTAYTPYQPEVSQGRLEALLNFQQLTLDLTGMDIASASLLDEATAAAEAMAMAKRVSKLKNANKFFIADDIHPQTLDVVKTRAETFGFEILVDKAERALDHEALFGVLLQQTGTTGEAHDYSALIGELKARKVVVSVAADFMALVLLEAPGKQGADIVFGSAQRFGVPMGYGGPHAAFFAARDEFKRSMPGRIIGVSRDTAGNTALRMAMQTREQHIRREKANSNICTSQVLLANIAGFYAVFHGPQGLKRIASRIHRLTDILAAGLQKGGLTLRHHSWFDTLTVEVADKAAVLARALSFGVNLRTDIHQAVGITLDETTSREDIATLFAILLGDEHGLDIDVLDAAVAADSRSIPPALQRQQPILTHPVFNRYHSETEMMRYMHSLEKKDLALNQAMIPLGSCTMKLNAAAEMIPITWPEFAELHPFCPAEQAAGYLQMIGQLSQWLVQLTGYDALCMQPNSGAQGEYAGLLAIRRYHESRNEGERHICLIPSSAHGTNPASAQMAGMTVVVVACDKQGNIDLHDLRQKAEQAGSALSCIMVTYPSTHGVYEETIREVCQIVHQYGGQVYLDGANMNAQVGITTPGYIGADVSHLNLHKTFCIPHGGGGPGMGPIGVKAHLAPFVPGHSVVQIDDMLTQQGAVSAAPFGSASILPISWMYIRMMGAEGLKQASSVAILNANYIASRLQSAYPVLYTGRDNRVAHECILDIRPLKEQTGISELDIAKRLIDYGFHAPTMSFPVAGTLMVEPTESEGKAELDRFIDAMLAIRMEIDRVADGEWPLEDNPLVNAPHTQQEMVGEWTHPYSRELAVFPAGSTNKYWPTVKRLDDVFGDRNLFCSCVPLSDYQ, from the coding sequence ATGACTCAGACACTCAGCCAGCTTGAACATACTGGCGCCTTTATCGAACGCCATATCGGTCCCTCTGCCTCACAGCAGGAAAGTATGCTGCAGGCCATCGGCGCCCGTTCGCTCAGTGAGCTTATCGGCAGCATTGTTCCTGTTGATATTCAGCTGCCAGGCCCGCCCGCTATTGGCGATGCGCTCACGGAACATCAGGCGCTGGCGGAGCTAAAAGCAATCGCCAGCCGTAACCAGCGCTGCAAAACCTATATCGGCATGGGCTATACGCCGGTGCTGACGCCGCCGGTTATTCTGCGCAACATGCTGGAAAATCCAGGCTGGTACACCGCCTATACCCCTTATCAACCGGAAGTCTCACAGGGGCGTCTTGAGGCGTTACTGAACTTCCAGCAGCTGACGCTGGATTTAACCGGGATGGATATCGCTTCCGCCTCGTTACTGGATGAAGCCACCGCTGCCGCAGAAGCGATGGCGATGGCAAAGCGCGTCAGCAAGCTTAAAAATGCCAACAAATTCTTTATTGCTGATGATATCCATCCGCAAACGCTGGACGTAGTAAAAACGCGCGCAGAGACGTTTGGCTTTGAAATCCTGGTGGATAAGGCGGAGCGCGCGCTGGATCACGAGGCGCTGTTTGGCGTGCTGTTGCAACAAACCGGCACCACTGGCGAAGCGCACGACTATAGCGCGCTGATCGGCGAATTAAAGGCCCGTAAAGTGGTGGTGAGCGTGGCGGCTGACTTTATGGCGCTGGTGTTGCTGGAAGCGCCGGGCAAGCAGGGCGCGGACATCGTTTTTGGATCCGCCCAGCGTTTCGGCGTGCCGATGGGCTACGGCGGCCCACATGCAGCTTTCTTTGCCGCACGCGATGAATTTAAACGGTCAATGCCGGGGCGTATTATCGGTGTATCGCGCGATACCGCGGGCAACACCGCGTTACGAATGGCGATGCAAACGCGTGAACAGCATATCCGCCGTGAAAAGGCGAACTCTAATATCTGTACCTCACAGGTTCTGCTGGCCAATATCGCCGGTTTTTATGCCGTGTTCCACGGCCCGCAGGGACTGAAGCGTATCGCCAGCCGCATCCATCGCCTGACGGATATTCTGGCAGCCGGGCTGCAAAAAGGCGGCCTGACGCTGCGTCATCATAGCTGGTTCGATACTCTTACCGTGGAGGTTGCTGACAAGGCGGCAGTGCTGGCGCGCGCGCTCAGCTTTGGCGTTAACCTGCGTACTGATATTCATCAGGCGGTGGGTATTACGCTGGATGAAACCACCAGCCGCGAAGATATCGCCACGCTGTTTGCCATTCTGCTGGGTGATGAGCACGGGCTGGATATCGATGTGCTGGACGCCGCCGTTGCCGCTGACAGTCGTTCTATTCCGCCTGCGTTGCAGCGTCAGCAGCCGATTCTGACTCATCCGGTATTTAATCGTTATCACAGCGAAACCGAGATGATGCGTTATATGCACAGCCTGGAGAAAAAGGATCTGGCGCTGAATCAGGCGATGATCCCGCTCGGCTCCTGCACCATGAAGCTGAACGCCGCCGCTGAAATGATCCCGATCACCTGGCCAGAATTCGCCGAGCTGCACCCGTTCTGCCCGGCGGAGCAGGCTGCGGGCTATCTGCAAATGATTGGTCAGCTCTCGCAGTGGCTGGTGCAGTTGACCGGCTATGATGCGCTGTGTATGCAGCCTAATTCTGGCGCGCAGGGTGAATATGCTGGCCTGCTGGCGATTCGCCGTTACCATGAAAGCCGTAATGAAGGCGAGCGTCATATCTGTCTGATCCCGAGCTCAGCACACGGCACCAACCCGGCCTCGGCGCAAATGGCGGGCATGACGGTAGTGGTGGTGGCCTGCGATAAACAGGGCAATATCGACCTGCATGATTTGCGTCAGAAAGCAGAGCAGGCAGGCAGCGCGCTCTCCTGTATTATGGTGACCTATCCCTCTACGCACGGCGTATACGAAGAGACTATCCGCGAGGTTTGCCAGATCGTTCATCAGTATGGCGGCCAGGTTTACCTTGACGGCGCGAATATGAACGCGCAGGTCGGGATCACCACGCCGGGCTATATTGGCGCAGACGTTTCTCACCTGAACCTGCATAAAACCTTCTGTATCCCGCACGGCGGCGGCGGCCCGGGAATGGGGCCAATCGGCGTGAAAGCGCATCTGGCGCCGTTTGTGCCAGGTCATAGCGTGGTGCAGATTGATGATATGCTCACGCAGCAGGGCGCAGTATCCGCCGCGCCGTTTGGCAGCGCGTCAATTCTGCCAATCAGCTGGATGTATATTCGCATGATGGGCGCGGAAGGGCTGAAACAGGCCAGTTCGGTCGCTATCCTTAACGCCAACTATATCGCCAGCCGTCTGCAGTCCGCCTATCCGGTGCTCTATACCGGACGCGACAATCGCGTGGCACATGAATGCATTCTGGATATTCGTCCGTTAAAAGAGCAGACCGGCATCAGCGAGCTGGATATCGCCAAGCGTCTGATTGATTACGGCTTCCATGCGCCAACAATGTCATTCCCGGTTGCCGGTACGCTGATGGTTGAGCCGACTGAATCAGAAGGAAAAGCTGAACTGGATCGCTTTATCGATGCGATGCTGGCGATTCGTATGGAGATCGATCGCGTGGCGGACGGCGAGTGGCCGCTGGAAGATAACCCGCTGGTTAACGCGCCGCACACGCAGCAGGAAATGGTGGGCGAATGGACACATCCTTACAGCCGTGAGCTGGCGGTGTTCCCGGCGGGCAGCACCAATAAATACTGGCCGACGGTGAAGCGCCTGGATGACGTATTCGGCGACCGCAATCTGTTCTGTTCATGCGTGCCGCTTAGCGATTACCAGTAA
- a CDS encoding 6-phospho-beta-glucosidase, which yields MTKQQLPKDFLWGGAVAAHQVEGGWDQGGKGISICDVLSGGSHGVDRVMTDGVQPGYNYPNHEAVDFYHRYKEDIALFAEMGFKCFRTSIAWTRIFPNGDELEPNEAGLQFYDDLFDELLKHGIEPVITLSHFEMPWHLVKQYGGWLNRKVVDFFVRFSEVVMNRYQHKVKYWMTFNEINNQRTWNYPLFGYCCSGVVFTDHEKPEQAMYQVMHHQFVASAKVVELGHRINPDFQIGCMIAMVPVYPFSCHPDDVMFAQEAMHRRYVFSDVQMRGYYPAYTLHEWARKGYHIEMEAGDEAILRNGCCDYIGFSYYMSNAVQANTKGEGDSITGFEGSVPNPHVKASDWGWQIDPVGLRYSLNILYERYQKPLFIVENGFGAIDKPNADGFIEDDYRIDYLSAHIEQMKKAVLEDGVELMGYTPWGCIDCVSFTTGQYNKRYGFIHVDKNDDGTGTMARSKKKSFAWYQQVIASNGEQL from the coding sequence ATGACAAAGCAGCAATTACCGAAGGATTTTCTCTGGGGCGGCGCCGTTGCCGCGCATCAGGTTGAAGGTGGCTGGGATCAGGGCGGTAAAGGCATCAGCATCTGTGACGTGCTCTCCGGCGGCTCACACGGGGTCGATCGCGTGATGACCGATGGCGTACAGCCCGGCTATAACTATCCAAACCATGAGGCGGTAGATTTTTATCATCGCTACAAAGAAGATATCGCGCTTTTTGCCGAGATGGGTTTTAAATGCTTCCGTACCTCTATCGCCTGGACGCGCATTTTTCCCAATGGCGATGAACTGGAGCCGAACGAAGCTGGGCTGCAATTTTACGACGACCTGTTCGATGAGCTGCTGAAGCATGGTATCGAACCGGTGATCACCCTGTCACACTTTGAGATGCCGTGGCATCTGGTGAAACAGTATGGCGGCTGGCTGAACCGTAAAGTGGTCGATTTCTTTGTGCGTTTTAGCGAAGTGGTCATGAACCGCTATCAGCACAAAGTGAAATACTGGATGACCTTTAACGAAATCAATAACCAGCGTACCTGGAACTATCCGCTGTTCGGCTATTGCTGTTCAGGCGTGGTCTTCACCGATCATGAAAAACCGGAACAGGCGATGTATCAGGTGATGCACCATCAGTTTGTTGCCAGCGCCAAAGTGGTAGAGCTGGGCCATCGCATCAATCCCGATTTCCAGATTGGCTGCATGATCGCCATGGTGCCGGTTTATCCTTTCTCCTGCCATCCGGATGATGTGATGTTTGCTCAGGAAGCAATGCACCGCCGCTATGTCTTCAGCGATGTACAGATGCGTGGCTATTATCCTGCTTATACGCTGCATGAATGGGCGCGCAAAGGTTATCACATTGAAATGGAAGCCGGAGATGAAGCGATCCTGCGCAACGGCTGCTGTGACTATATCGGCTTCAGCTATTACATGAGTAATGCGGTGCAGGCGAATACCAAAGGCGAAGGTGACTCGATTACCGGTTTCGAAGGCAGCGTGCCGAATCCGCACGTCAAGGCCTCCGACTGGGGCTGGCAGATCGATCCGGTCGGCCTGCGCTATTCGCTGAATATCCTGTATGAGCGCTATCAAAAGCCGCTGTTTATCGTGGAAAACGGCTTCGGCGCTATTGATAAACCGAATGCCGACGGCTTTATTGAAGATGATTACCGCATCGATTACCTGAGCGCGCATATTGAGCAGATGAAAAAAGCGGTACTGGAAGATGGCGTCGAGCTGATGGGCTATACGCCGTGGGGCTGCATTGACTGCGTCTCGTTCACCACCGGTCAGTACAACAAGCGCTATGGCTTTATCCATGTGGATAAAAACGATGACGGCACCGGCACCATGGCGCGTTCAAAGAAAAAGAGCTTCGCCTGGTATCAGCAGGTGATTGCCAGCAACGGCGAGCAGCTTTAA
- a CDS encoding MurR/RpiR family transcriptional regulator encodes MFTHSIISTLNDTEMMVYNTVIKSGDKVMYMTIRELADAAGVSTTSVLRFCRKMQCDGYSEFRIRFKLYLEQEQQRPVNYGVNEIVSFFKSINNDEFENLISQAVEHILAAQRIIFVGAGTSGTLGKYGARFFSNVGKFSNYIDDPYYPVSNDMYKDALAIILSISGETGEILRLASQFSLHRCKIITITNSETSSLAKLADFNISCHMPLIRMNGGFDITSQVPVMYIIETIGRKLASRQAK; translated from the coding sequence ATGTTTACTCACAGTATAATTTCAACGCTCAATGACACAGAGATGATGGTATACAACACCGTGATCAAAAGCGGTGACAAGGTGATGTATATGACCATTCGCGAACTGGCGGATGCCGCTGGCGTCTCTACCACCTCAGTATTACGCTTCTGTCGAAAAATGCAGTGTGACGGTTATTCCGAGTTTCGCATTCGTTTTAAATTATATCTGGAGCAGGAGCAACAGCGCCCCGTTAATTATGGCGTTAATGAAATCGTCAGCTTTTTTAAAAGTATTAATAACGATGAGTTCGAAAATTTAATTAGCCAGGCGGTGGAGCATATTCTGGCGGCGCAGCGTATTATTTTTGTTGGCGCAGGTACCTCCGGGACATTAGGGAAATATGGCGCACGCTTTTTCTCTAATGTAGGTAAGTTCAGTAATTATATTGATGACCCCTATTATCCGGTGAGTAACGATATGTATAAAGATGCCCTCGCGATTATTCTTTCCATATCGGGGGAAACCGGGGAAATCCTCAGACTGGCGAGCCAGTTCAGCCTGCACCGCTGTAAAATCATTACCATTACCAACAGCGAAACCAGCTCGCTGGCTAAACTGGCCGATTTTAATATCTCCTGTCATATGCCATTAATACGCATGAATGGCGGCTTTGATATTACCAGCCAGGTGCCCGTCATGTATATTATTGAAACGATTGGGCGTAAACTCGCCAGCCGTCAGGCGAAATAA
- the trhA gene encoding PAQR family membrane homeostasis protein TrhA — MVNKSGLSPGYSLAEEIANSISHGIGCIFGIVGLILLLSQALEANAGAIAITSYSLYGGSMILLFLASTLYHAVPHPRAKFWLKKLDHCAIYLLIAGTYTPFLLVGLKSPLAHSLMVVIWSMALAGIIFKLVFIHRFKVLSLVTYLLMGWLSVIVIYQLAIKLAPGGVWLLAAGGITYTLGVIFYVADRIPYNHAIWHGFVLGGSICHFLAIYLYVL; from the coding sequence ATGGTGAATAAAAGCGGATTGTCGCCGGGATACTCGTTGGCGGAGGAAATTGCCAACAGTATCAGTCACGGTATTGGCTGTATTTTTGGGATCGTTGGGCTGATCCTGCTGCTAAGTCAGGCGCTGGAGGCGAATGCAGGCGCGATAGCCATCACCAGCTACAGTCTGTACGGCGGCAGTATGATTTTGTTGTTTCTGGCCTCGACGCTGTACCACGCGGTTCCACATCCACGTGCGAAATTTTGGCTAAAAAAGCTGGATCACTGCGCCATCTATCTGCTGATTGCCGGCACCTATACGCCCTTTTTGCTGGTGGGGCTGAAGTCTCCTCTGGCGCATAGTTTGATGGTGGTTATCTGGAGCATGGCGCTGGCGGGAATTATTTTTAAGCTGGTTTTTATCCATCGCTTTAAAGTGCTGTCGCTGGTCACCTATCTACTGATGGGCTGGCTGTCTGTTATCGTTATTTATCAGTTGGCGATAAAGCTGGCACCCGGCGGCGTCTGGCTACTGGCGGCGGGCGGCATCACCTATACGCTGGGGGTGATCTTTTATGTGGCGGATCGCATTCCTTACAATCACGCAATCTGGCATGGCTTTGTGCTGGGCGGCAGCATCTGTCACTTTTTAGCCATCTATCTTTACGTACTGTAA
- the ygfZ gene encoding tRNA-modifying protein YgfZ yields the protein MPDFTFPPRQPVASSRLPLTLISLEDWALVSVQGADSTSYLQGQVTLDVAALPAEKHLPCAHCDAKGKMWSNLRLFHRDEGYAYLVRRGLRDTQVTELKKYAVFSKVTIAADDSAVLLGVAGFQARAALTNRFAALPDAQTPVIQDGDSTLLWFGTPAERFLLVTTVEKASELKQALEGEAQLNDSQQWLALDIEAGLPVLDEKNSAQLIPQAVNLQALEAISFKKGCYTGQEMVARAKFRGANKRALYWLAGKAGRVPEAGDALELRMGENWRRTGSILAAVQLESGDVWVQAVLNNDLEAESVLRVQGDEGGQLAIQPLPYSLAEA from the coding sequence ATGCCTGACTTTACTTTTCCACCGCGCCAGCCGGTTGCCTCATCCCGCCTGCCGCTGACATTGATTTCACTGGAAGACTGGGCGCTGGTTTCCGTTCAGGGCGCTGACAGCACCTCTTATTTACAAGGCCAGGTGACGCTGGATGTCGCCGCTCTGCCCGCCGAAAAGCATCTGCCCTGCGCGCACTGCGATGCCAAAGGCAAAATGTGGAGCAACCTGCGCCTGTTTCACCGTGACGAAGGCTATGCCTATCTGGTGCGTCGCGGTCTGCGTGATACGCAGGTTACCGAACTGAAAAAATACGCCGTGTTTTCTAAAGTCACCATCGCTGCCGACGACAGCGCGGTGCTGCTTGGCGTTGCTGGCTTTCAGGCCAGAGCCGCGCTGACTAACCGTTTTGCCGCTTTGCCGGATGCGCAAACACCGGTGATTCAGGATGGTGATTCCACGCTGTTGTGGTTTGGTACTCCAGCTGAGCGTTTTCTGTTGGTGACCACCGTGGAAAAAGCCAGCGAGCTGAAACAGGCGCTGGAAGGCGAAGCGCAGCTGAACGACAGCCAGCAGTGGCTGGCGCTGGATATTGAAGCGGGCCTGCCGGTGCTGGATGAAAAAAACAGCGCGCAGCTGATCCCTCAGGCCGTTAATTTACAGGCGCTGGAGGCGATCAGCTTCAAGAAAGGCTGCTATACCGGTCAGGAGATGGTGGCGCGTGCCAAATTCCGTGGCGCCAACAAGCGGGCCCTTTACTGGCTGGCAGGTAAAGCAGGACGCGTGCCTGAGGCTGGCGATGCGCTGGAACTCAGAATGGGTGAAAACTGGCGGCGCACCGGCTCTATTCTGGCGGCGGTGCAGCTGGAGTCGGGCGATGTATGGGTTCAGGCGGTACTGAATAACGACCTGGAAGCGGAAAGCGTGCTGCGTGTGCAGGGCGATGAAGGCGGCCAGCTGGCCATTCAGCCGCTTCCCTATTCGCTGGCGGAAGCCTGA
- the sdhE gene encoding FAD assembly factor SdhE, whose product MDINDKSRIHWACRRGMLELDIAIMPFFKYEYDSLSDDDKALFIRLLKSDDPDLFNWLMNHGEPADAELKRMVQLIQTRNQQRGPERGAVAI is encoded by the coding sequence ATGGATATTAACGATAAATCCCGTATTCACTGGGCGTGCCGCCGTGGCATGCTGGAATTGGACATCGCCATCATGCCCTTCTTTAAATATGAGTATGATTCGTTGAGCGATGACGATAAGGCGCTGTTTATCCGTCTGTTGAAGAGCGACGATCCGGATCTGTTTAACTGGCTGATGAACCACGGCGAACCGGCGGACGCCGAGCTAAAACGCATGGTGCAACTGATCCAGACGCGTAACCAGCAGCGTGGCCCGGAACGTGGTGCGGTGGCAATCTGA
- a CDS encoding protein YgfX has product MRWQSELTPSALARRVTLALYLTIAAGLLLLPWPMRLIPLIVSLLLLLIIELRHRLHVQQRWRGVLTTDENRCWCWQQQSGWVTRPPFVLPFGVILSLRTQQGKRFSLWLMRDSMSEASWRALRRLAKGYF; this is encoded by the coding sequence GTGCGGTGGCAATCTGAATTGACGCCGTCGGCATTAGCCCGGCGCGTTACCCTGGCGCTTTATTTGACGATCGCCGCCGGACTGCTGCTGTTGCCCTGGCCAATGCGGCTGATCCCCCTTATTGTCAGCCTGCTGCTGTTATTAATCATTGAGCTACGGCATCGCCTGCATGTACAGCAGCGCTGGCGCGGAGTATTAACCACGGATGAAAACCGCTGCTGGTGCTGGCAGCAACAGAGTGGTTGGGTAACGCGTCCGCCTTTTGTGCTGCCGTTTGGTGTTATCCTCTCACTGCGTACGCAACAGGGGAAACGTTTTTCACTGTGGCTGATGCGAGATAGCATGAGCGAAGCGAGCTGGCGAGCGCTGCGGCGTCTGGCAAAAGGTTATTTTTGA
- the fldB gene encoding flavodoxin FldB has translation MKIGLFYGSSTCYTEMAAEKIRDFIGEELVTLHNLKDDSPALMEQYDMLILGIPTWDFGELQEDWEAKWQEIAALNLRGKVVALYGMGDQLGYGEWFLDALGMLHELLAPMGVQFVGYWPIEGYEFTSPKPLTADGKQFVGLALDDVNQFEESDERIAQWCEQILTETAALL, from the coding sequence ATGAAGATTGGCCTTTTTTACGGTTCCAGCACCTGTTATACCGAAATGGCCGCCGAGAAAATTCGTGATTTTATCGGCGAGGAGCTGGTGACGCTGCATAACCTGAAGGATGATTCTCCGGCGCTAATGGAGCAGTACGATATGCTGATCCTTGGCATTCCAACCTGGGATTTTGGGGAGCTGCAGGAAGACTGGGAGGCAAAATGGCAGGAGATTGCGGCCCTTAACCTGCGCGGTAAGGTGGTAGCGCTGTATGGCATGGGCGATCAGTTGGGCTATGGCGAATGGTTTCTTGACGCGCTGGGCATGCTGCATGAGCTGCTGGCACCGATGGGCGTGCAGTTTGTCGGCTACTGGCCAATCGAAGGTTATGAATTTACCAGCCCGAAACCCCTTACCGCCGACGGCAAACAGTTTGTTGGCCTGGCGCTGGATGATGTGAATCAGTTTGAAGAAAGCGATGAACGCATCGCGCAGTGGTGTGAACAGATCCTGACGGAAACCGCAGCATTACTCTGA
- the xerD gene encoding site-specific tyrosine recombinase XerD: MQDNDLIEQFLDALWIERNLAQNTLASYRQDLQSLIGWLKHHERTLLQAEAADLQAFLADRVEGGYKATSSARLLSAMRRLFQYLYREKLRADDPSALLSSPKLPQRLPKDLSEAQVERLLQAPSVEQPIELRDKAMLELLYATGLRVSELVGLTVSDVSLRQGVVRVIGKGNKERLVPLGEEAIHWLEQYLEYGRPWLLNGQVIDVLFPSNRAQQMTRQTFWHRIKHYATVAGIDSEKLSPHVLRHAFATHLLNHGADLRVVQMLLGHSDLSTTQIYTHVATERLRQLHQQHHPRA; encoded by the coding sequence GTGCAGGATAACGATCTTATTGAACAGTTTCTGGATGCGCTGTGGATCGAACGCAATCTGGCGCAAAACACCCTGGCTTCGTATCGTCAGGATCTGCAATCGTTAATCGGTTGGCTGAAACACCATGAGCGAACGCTGCTTCAGGCAGAGGCGGCAGATCTACAGGCTTTTCTTGCCGATCGCGTGGAGGGCGGTTATAAAGCCACCAGCTCAGCGCGCCTGCTAAGCGCTATGCGTCGTCTGTTTCAATATTTGTATCGCGAAAAGCTACGGGCAGATGACCCCAGCGCGTTACTTTCTTCGCCGAAACTGCCGCAGCGTCTGCCGAAAGATCTTTCGGAAGCGCAGGTCGAACGTTTACTACAGGCACCCAGCGTTGAGCAGCCGATTGAGCTGCGTGATAAGGCGATGCTGGAACTGCTGTATGCCACCGGGTTACGTGTTTCCGAACTGGTAGGTTTAACGGTCAGCGACGTCAGCCTGCGTCAGGGCGTGGTTCGCGTAATTGGCAAGGGTAATAAAGAGCGGCTGGTGCCGCTGGGGGAAGAGGCGATACACTGGCTGGAGCAATATCTGGAATATGGTCGCCCCTGGCTGCTGAATGGGCAGGTCATCGATGTGCTGTTTCCCAGCAATCGTGCGCAGCAGATGACGCGTCAAACGTTCTGGCACCGAATTAAGCATTACGCCACGGTGGCAGGCATCGACAGCGAAAAACTTTCGCCACATGTGCTGCGGCACGCGTTCGCCACGCATCTGCTGAACCACGGCGCGGATTTACGTGTCGTACAGATGTTGCTGGGACACAGCGACCTCTCCACCACACAGATTTATACGCATGTCGCCACTGAGCGTCTGCGTCAGTTACATCAACAGCATCATCCGCGCGCCTGA
- the dsbC gene encoding bifunctional protein-disulfide isomerase/oxidoreductase DsbC codes for MKKTFAIVALLAAAVTGVAQADDATIQQSLRKLGLQQTEIQPSPLPGMKTVLSESGVLYVTEDGKHFIQGPLYDVSGAHPVNVTNQLLQKKVDALSKEMIVYKAPKEQHVITVFTDITCGYCRKLHQEMADYNALGITVRYLAFPREGMNGQVAKEMKSIWCAADRNKAFDAAMKGDEVSPIDCKINLDQHYQLGILYGIQGTPAILLENGMMIPGYQGPKEMKQLLDKQKSGS; via the coding sequence ATGAAAAAAACATTTGCTATCGTCGCCTTGCTGGCTGCCGCTGTTACCGGTGTCGCGCAGGCCGACGACGCTACGATTCAGCAATCACTACGCAAACTGGGACTGCAACAGACTGAAATCCAACCTTCTCCGCTGCCGGGCATGAAGACCGTGCTCTCGGAAAGCGGCGTGCTGTATGTCACCGAAGATGGAAAGCATTTTATTCAGGGTCCGCTGTATGACGTCAGCGGCGCGCATCCGGTGAATGTTACCAATCAGCTGCTGCAGAAAAAGGTTGATGCGTTAAGTAAAGAGATGATCGTTTACAAAGCGCCAAAAGAGCAGCATGTGATAACTGTTTTCACTGATATTACCTGCGGCTACTGCCGTAAGCTGCATCAGGAAATGGCGGATTACAACGCGCTGGGCATCACCGTACGCTATCTGGCTTTCCCGCGTGAAGGGATGAATGGTCAGGTGGCGAAAGAGATGAAATCTATCTGGTGCGCGGCCGATCGCAATAAGGCCTTTGATGCAGCGATGAAAGGCGACGAAGTTTCCCCCATCGACTGCAAAATCAATCTCGATCAGCATTATCAGCTGGGCATTCTCTACGGTATTCAGGGCACGCCAGCCATCCTGCTGGAAAATGGCATGATGATCCCAGGCTATCAGGGGCCGAAAGAGATGAAACAGCTTCTTGATAAACAAAAAAGCGGTAGCTAA